The following proteins come from a genomic window of Paenibacillus spongiae:
- the iolD gene encoding 3D-(3,5/4)-trihydroxycyclohexane-1,2-dione acylhydrolase (decyclizing) — MNTVRLTMAQALLRFLDNQFISMDGKKTKFVKGVMGIFGHGNVTGIGEALERSPGSLTYIQGKNEQGMVHAATAFAKQSNRKQIYACTSSIGPGALNMVTAAATATVNRIPVLLLPGDNFASRQPDPVLQQLESVTDYTVSATDPFKQVSRYWDRIVRPEQLMTAAQQAMRVLTDPAETGAVTLALPQDVQAEAYDYPLAFFEERVHYIDRRPPAEDSLRRAAELMVSKRKPLIIAGGGVLYSEASEQLAAFAEAFGIPVAETQAGKSSLPWNHPLQVGAIGVTGSLAANLLAKEADLIIGVGTRYSDFTTSSKSAFANPDVQFLNVNISGFDSYKLSGVAVTSDAREGLKALHELLVKAGYRSGYEQEVSRLKEQWDAEVDRLYATEHPDGIAQTRAIGVINESIDPSAVVLCAAGSLPGDLHRLWRPVQPKTYHMEYGFSCMGYEIAGSFGAKLAEPDREVYTFVGDGSYLMMHSELVTSLQEQRKITILLFNNHGFQCIHNLQRGHGSDGFGNEFRYRSEDSGLLTGGYMPIDFAANARSLGAAAYKVRSAEELKQALEAAKRETVTTLIEIPVVPGTNTDGYESWWNVGVPEVSVSDKVRKAHEEMDKRIKSTTLI, encoded by the coding sequence ATGAATACCGTTCGTTTAACGATGGCTCAAGCTTTGCTTCGATTTCTGGACAATCAGTTTATTTCGATGGACGGGAAGAAAACAAAGTTCGTGAAGGGCGTTATGGGCATATTCGGTCACGGCAACGTAACCGGGATCGGGGAGGCCTTGGAGCGGAGCCCGGGCTCATTGACTTACATTCAAGGCAAGAATGAGCAAGGAATGGTTCACGCTGCGACCGCCTTCGCCAAGCAGTCGAACCGGAAACAAATCTATGCCTGCACGTCCTCCATCGGTCCCGGCGCTTTGAATATGGTGACGGCAGCGGCAACCGCAACGGTAAACCGGATTCCGGTCTTGCTGCTACCTGGAGACAATTTTGCGTCTAGGCAGCCCGATCCTGTCCTGCAGCAGCTGGAATCGGTGACGGATTATACGGTGTCGGCGACCGATCCGTTCAAGCAGGTCAGCCGCTACTGGGACCGTATCGTTCGTCCCGAGCAGCTGATGACCGCGGCACAGCAAGCGATGCGGGTGCTGACCGATCCGGCCGAAACCGGCGCCGTTACGCTGGCTCTGCCTCAAGACGTCCAGGCGGAAGCATACGATTATCCGCTCGCTTTCTTCGAAGAGCGCGTTCACTACATAGACCGGCGCCCGCCTGCGGAAGATTCGCTCCGACGCGCGGCAGAGCTAATGGTAAGTAAACGCAAGCCGCTCATTATTGCTGGCGGCGGCGTTCTCTACTCGGAGGCATCCGAGCAGCTAGCGGCCTTCGCCGAAGCATTCGGCATTCCCGTTGCCGAAACGCAGGCCGGCAAGTCGTCCCTGCCGTGGAACCATCCGCTTCAAGTTGGCGCTATCGGGGTAACAGGATCGCTGGCCGCTAATCTGCTCGCGAAGGAGGCCGACCTGATTATCGGCGTCGGAACGCGTTATTCGGATTTTACGACCTCCTCGAAGTCGGCTTTTGCGAATCCGGACGTCCAATTTCTGAACGTGAACATTAGCGGTTTCGATTCCTATAAGCTAAGCGGCGTTGCGGTTACGTCGGATGCCAGGGAAGGATTGAAAGCGCTTCACGAATTGTTGGTCAAGGCCGGGTACCGTTCCGGCTATGAGCAGGAGGTTTCACGGCTGAAGGAGCAGTGGGATGCGGAAGTGGACCGTCTGTATGCCACGGAGCATCCGGATGGGATCGCACAGACGAGAGCGATCGGCGTCATTAACGAAAGCATCGATCCGTCCGCCGTCGTCCTATGCGCCGCAGGGAGTCTTCCCGGCGACTTGCACCGTCTGTGGAGACCGGTTCAGCCGAAGACCTATCACATGGAATACGGGTTCTCCTGTATGGGCTACGAGATTGCGGGCTCCTTCGGGGCCAAGCTTGCCGAGCCAGACCGAGAGGTGTATACATTCGTCGGCGACGGCAGCTATTTGATGATGCATTCGGAGCTGGTTACCAGCCTTCAGGAACAGCGGAAGATCACGATCCTGTTATTCAACAATCACGGCTTCCAGTGCATTCACAACCTGCAGCGGGGCCACGGAAGCGACGGCTTCGGCAATGAGTTCCGGTACCGCTCGGAAGACAGCGGGCTGCTGACCGGCGGATATATGCCGATCGATTTTGCGGCTAATGCGCGCAGCCTCGGGGCGGCCGCCTACAAGGTGCGATCGGCGGAAGAGCTGAAGCAGGCGCTTGAGGCCGCGAAGCGGGAGACGGTCACGACGCTCATTGAAATTCCGGTCGTGCCGGGAACGAATACGGACGGCTA